In Plantibacter sp. PA-3-X8, one DNA window encodes the following:
- the purB gene encoding adenylosuccinate lyase, translating into MTEFPAQPLSPLDGRYRPAVTALGEYLSEAGLNRARVQVEVEWLVYLTEHSMFGSSPLTPAEIEQLRALYLDFGQADIDWLAEKEAVTRHDVKAVEYLVRHRLSELGLDRIAELTHIACTSEDINNLSYALTVSQAVRAIWLPKLRLVLDSLRTKAVDFRAVPMLARTHGQPATPTTMGRELAVTVYRLERIALQIEANEYLGKFSGATGTFAAHVVADPDADWPAISREFVEGLGLDWNPLTTQIESHDWQAELYGKISHANRVLHNLATDMWTYISIGYFRQIPVAGATGSSTMPHKVNPIRFENAEANLELSSAILDSLAATLVTSRLQRDLTDSSAQRNIGVGFGHSLLALDNILGGLGQIDLAEDVLAADLDHNWEVLAEAIQTVIRAEVTAGRSSIEDPYALLKELTRGKRLGQAELVEFVSKLDIGDAAKQRLLELTPATYLGLSDDLVDYLP; encoded by the coding sequence ATGACCGAATTCCCCGCCCAGCCGCTCAGCCCGCTCGACGGTCGCTACCGCCCCGCCGTGACGGCGCTCGGAGAGTACCTCTCGGAGGCCGGCCTGAACCGCGCCCGCGTGCAGGTCGAGGTCGAGTGGCTCGTCTACCTCACCGAGCACTCCATGTTCGGCTCCTCCCCGCTCACCCCGGCGGAGATCGAGCAGCTCCGCGCGCTCTACCTCGACTTCGGCCAGGCCGACATCGACTGGCTCGCCGAGAAGGAGGCCGTCACGCGTCACGATGTGAAGGCCGTCGAATACCTCGTGCGCCACCGCCTGTCCGAGCTCGGTCTCGACCGCATCGCCGAACTCACCCACATCGCCTGCACGAGCGAGGACATCAACAACCTCTCCTACGCGCTCACCGTGTCGCAGGCCGTCCGCGCCATCTGGCTGCCGAAGCTGCGACTCGTCCTCGACTCCCTGCGCACCAAGGCCGTCGACTTCCGGGCCGTCCCGATGCTCGCCCGCACGCACGGCCAGCCGGCGACGCCCACCACGATGGGCCGCGAGCTCGCCGTCACCGTCTACCGACTCGAGCGCATCGCCCTGCAGATCGAGGCGAACGAGTACCTCGGCAAGTTCTCCGGCGCGACCGGCACCTTCGCCGCCCATGTCGTCGCCGATCCCGATGCGGACTGGCCCGCCATCTCGCGCGAGTTCGTCGAAGGACTCGGCCTCGACTGGAACCCGCTGACGACGCAGATCGAGTCGCACGACTGGCAGGCGGAGCTCTACGGCAAGATCTCCCACGCCAACCGCGTGCTGCACAACCTCGCCACGGACATGTGGACGTACATCTCCATCGGCTACTTCCGGCAGATCCCGGTCGCGGGCGCCACCGGCTCGTCGACCATGCCGCACAAGGTCAACCCGATCCGTTTCGAGAACGCCGAGGCCAACCTGGAGCTGTCGAGCGCGATCCTCGACTCCCTCGCCGCCACCCTCGTCACCTCGCGACTCCAGCGCGACCTCACCGACTCGAGCGCCCAGCGCAACATCGGTGTCGGGTTCGGCCACTCGCTGCTCGCCCTCGACAACATCCTCGGCGGCCTCGGACAGATCGACCTCGCGGAGGACGTGCTCGCCGCGGACCTCGACCACAACTGGGAGGTGCTCGCGGAGGCCATCCAGACGGTCATCCGCGCCGAGGTGACCGCCGGTCGCTCGAGCATCGAGGACCCCTACGCGCTCCTCAAGGAGCTCACGCGCGGCAAGCGTCTCGGGCAGGCGGAGCTCGTCGAGTTCGTCTCCAAGCTCGACATCGGCGACGCCGCGAAGCAGCGCCTGCTCGAGCTCACCCCGGCGACGTACCTCGGACTCTCCGACGACCTGGTGGACTACCTGCCGTAG
- a CDS encoding cupin domain-containing protein translates to MDSTDDTVPHHETPSLGNPDLPAEGEVNTLRHSQSTQMTGPQNSAIASQFPNQIDAPGTDISTQAFFWSSFNISPRRVQDGGWAREVTKQDFAISDEIAGVNMYLESGGIRELHWHQTAEWAVMTRGRCRVTTLSRSGMPSVEDVEEGDLWFFPAGTPHSLQGLGPDGAEFVLAFDDGDQSESNTLLLTDWFAHTPPDVLAKNFGVAQETFADIPLHNLWIFPGDEPGPLAKDQEDAGVEWGASEPIIFRLSRSTPLHRNSGGSIQIADSTNFPLSQSVAAALVTVEPGSMRELHWHPNADEWQYYLRGSARMTVFNTGPHANTTDFRPGDIGVVKKNLGHYVENTGDDVLQFLEVFRTDRYEEVSLANWLAHVPPSLVAAHLNIDEATLATFPREAQGITPLRP, encoded by the coding sequence ATGGATTCGACGGATGACACCGTCCCGCACCACGAGACCCCGAGTCTGGGTAATCCGGATCTTCCGGCGGAGGGCGAGGTGAACACGCTCCGCCACTCGCAGAGCACGCAGATGACCGGCCCACAGAACTCGGCAATCGCAAGCCAGTTCCCGAACCAGATCGACGCTCCAGGAACCGACATCAGTACGCAGGCGTTCTTCTGGTCGTCCTTCAACATCTCGCCCCGCCGTGTGCAGGATGGCGGGTGGGCGCGCGAGGTGACGAAGCAGGACTTCGCGATCTCCGACGAGATCGCCGGCGTGAACATGTACCTCGAGTCAGGCGGCATCCGCGAGCTCCACTGGCACCAGACGGCCGAGTGGGCCGTCATGACCCGTGGCAGGTGCCGGGTCACCACCCTCAGCCGATCCGGGATGCCCAGCGTCGAGGACGTGGAGGAAGGCGATCTGTGGTTCTTCCCCGCCGGGACGCCGCACTCCCTGCAGGGGCTGGGTCCCGACGGCGCCGAGTTCGTGCTCGCGTTCGACGACGGCGACCAGTCGGAGTCCAACACCCTGCTGCTCACGGACTGGTTCGCCCACACACCGCCGGACGTGCTGGCGAAGAACTTCGGGGTGGCCCAGGAGACCTTTGCGGACATCCCGCTCCACAACCTCTGGATCTTCCCCGGCGACGAGCCCGGCCCGCTCGCCAAGGACCAGGAGGACGCCGGTGTCGAGTGGGGAGCGTCGGAACCGATCATCTTCCGGCTGTCGCGGTCCACGCCACTCCACCGGAACAGCGGCGGGAGCATCCAGATCGCGGACAGCACCAACTTCCCGCTGTCGCAGTCGGTCGCCGCAGCGCTCGTGACGGTGGAACCCGGGTCGATGCGCGAGCTGCACTGGCATCCCAACGCCGACGAGTGGCAGTACTACCTCCGCGGATCCGCCAGGATGACCGTCTTCAACACCGGACCCCACGCGAACACGACCGACTTCCGCCCGGGCGACATCGGTGTCGTGAAGAAGAACCTCGGACACTACGTGGAGAACACCGGCGACGACGTGCTGCAGTTCCTCGAGGTGTTCCGCACGGACCGGTACGAGGAGGTGTCGCTCGCGAACTGGCTGGCGCACGTGCCGCCGTCGCTCGTCGCCGCACACCTGAACATCGACGAGGCGACCCTGGCGACCTTCCCCCGGGAAGCGCAGGGGATCACGCCGCTGCGTCCGTGA
- a CDS encoding nitronate monooxygenase family protein, producing the protein MRALPVDVPIVLGPFGGLSSVELTATVSELGGLGSFGLYGYDAERIERTVTALRERTAAPFALNLWLPRGDELSPDDSEASFAAAVEALRPVFDELSLELPDRPARYVPPFDEQIEAVLDARPAVVSFVFGVPPRPVVDAAHERGIVVVGTATTVAEGLALQEGGVDVVVGTGMEAGGHRVSFLRAAEDSLVGLVALIPQLVDALDVPVIAAGGIADRRGVAAARVLGAAGVQVGTAFLRTSVSAATAEHRAAIVSTPADGTVLTRAMSGRLGRGVPNRVLRQIEASGVVAPFPVQNWLTGRFRTVASERGVADLQGFWAGQASPLTRNRADAEAVFAELAAGLSVPPRAP; encoded by the coding sequence GTGCGTGCCCTTCCTGTCGACGTCCCGATCGTGCTCGGCCCCTTCGGAGGCCTGTCCTCCGTCGAACTCACCGCGACGGTGAGTGAGCTGGGCGGCCTCGGTTCCTTCGGTCTGTACGGCTACGACGCCGAGCGCATCGAGCGGACGGTCACGGCGCTCCGCGAGCGGACCGCGGCGCCCTTCGCGCTGAACCTGTGGCTGCCGCGTGGAGACGAGCTGTCGCCCGACGACTCCGAGGCGTCCTTCGCAGCCGCGGTCGAGGCGCTCCGACCCGTGTTCGACGAGTTGTCGCTCGAGCTGCCCGATCGCCCGGCCCGGTACGTGCCGCCGTTCGACGAGCAGATCGAGGCCGTCCTGGACGCGCGGCCCGCCGTGGTCAGCTTCGTCTTCGGGGTTCCGCCGCGGCCGGTGGTCGACGCGGCGCACGAGCGGGGCATCGTCGTGGTCGGGACGGCGACCACGGTTGCCGAGGGGCTCGCCCTGCAGGAGGGCGGCGTGGACGTCGTCGTCGGCACGGGCATGGAGGCCGGCGGCCACCGCGTCTCGTTCCTGCGAGCGGCCGAGGACTCCCTCGTCGGTCTGGTCGCCTTGATCCCGCAACTCGTCGACGCCTTGGACGTCCCGGTGATCGCCGCCGGCGGTATCGCCGACCGACGTGGTGTCGCCGCTGCCCGGGTGCTCGGCGCGGCCGGCGTGCAGGTCGGGACCGCCTTCCTCCGCACGAGCGTCTCCGCTGCGACGGCCGAGCATCGGGCGGCCATCGTCTCGACGCCCGCCGACGGCACCGTCCTCACGCGCGCGATGAGCGGCAGGCTCGGCCGGGGTGTCCCGAACCGGGTGCTGCGCCAGATCGAGGCGTCGGGGGTCGTCGCCCCGTTCCCGGTCCAGAACTGGCTGACCGGGCGGTTCCGCACCGTCGCCTCCGAACGGGGCGTCGCAGACCTCCAGGGCTTCTGGGCAGGGCAGGCGTCACCGCTGACTCGGAATCGGGCCGATGCCGAGGCCGTCTTCGCGGAACTCGCCGCGGGCCTGTCGGTCCCACCCAGGGCACCCTGA
- a CDS encoding FadR/GntR family transcriptional regulator → MDLGSPSLGAIRRTTAVDTVRARISLALELGMLVPGQRLPAPEEAARAFGVSEMSVRRAYRALSDEGVVVRRQGNTGGTFIADAPAVGTVPEIAAYREDAVHVHALIDQRATLEAGLAARAAAAPEAASLHRLDDLVATMRTEPDWSRFREADAAFHAELAVSAGVPGAADLHDRVSRELYSYFIPYRIEYLRASNEEHALLVDALRIGDAAAASRLAFDHVAELHRSMYVGLAGPGSTESAQSAP, encoded by the coding sequence ATGGATCTGGGTTCGCCCTCACTCGGAGCGATCCGACGCACGACCGCCGTCGACACCGTCCGCGCGCGGATCTCGCTGGCGCTGGAGCTCGGGATGCTGGTGCCCGGCCAACGGCTCCCGGCACCCGAGGAAGCGGCTCGAGCGTTCGGGGTCAGCGAGATGTCGGTGCGTCGCGCGTATCGGGCGTTGAGCGACGAGGGCGTCGTGGTCCGGCGGCAGGGCAACACGGGTGGCACGTTCATCGCGGATGCGCCCGCGGTGGGCACCGTGCCCGAGATCGCCGCTTACCGCGAGGACGCCGTCCACGTGCACGCGCTCATCGACCAGCGCGCGACGCTCGAAGCCGGGCTGGCGGCGCGGGCCGCCGCTGCACCGGAGGCGGCCTCCCTGCATCGACTCGACGACCTCGTGGCGACCATGCGGACCGAGCCGGACTGGAGCCGGTTCCGCGAGGCCGACGCGGCGTTCCACGCCGAGCTGGCGGTGTCGGCGGGCGTGCCGGGCGCGGCCGACCTCCATGACCGCGTGTCCCGCGAGCTGTACTCCTACTTCATCCCCTACCGGATCGAGTACCTGCGCGCGTCGAACGAGGAGCATGCTCTGCTCGTCGACGCCCTCCGCATCGGCGATGCGGCAGCAGCGAGTCGCCTGGCGTTCGACCACGTCGCGGAGCTCCACCGCTCGATGTACGTCGGCCTCGCGGGCCCCGGATCCACCGAGAGTGCGCAATCCGCTCCCTGA
- a CDS encoding chromosome partitioning protein ParA, with amino-acid sequence MIDKASIQDFPPMTASLLADNSGVFRVGTAEQYLTATDEGTARRQLVELMQAEARKAGRPIRVTVTDPTSVTVLLIGVDGELQEEPQSTAPARTVQRSTPPPATAQRVPLIQAPPPTPAQPAPARPAPAQPPTPPRASPVQPSTPAPVPAQPTPPVSANPQATTTPQPVPPQRPTVQQPAFGTPPFQPVSNQPNAQQPVPAQRAVPVQQSVQAPPVAPAQQQQPPVPQQQQQQAPGQPAATARRDLRDAPSFLAPPTIGPAQHGLAGLLNKLGFSVPPSASERAERDDVHAVSRHFPRRRTISVANQKGGANKTPTVVNLSSVFARYGGGGVAAWDNNETMGTLGWRTEQGGHDSTVLDLLAAASDLLSPGAERADLSRFVHHQPGDKYEVLRSAADGEHVVTADEVDLVHRVLAKYYRLIVMDSGNSAGAPNWRRMVELTDQLVIPTTTVEDKKEGARLTLTAVSRVSERGAELARNAVVIVSEAEAKDTSIANAYAEDFRPYVRDVVVVPFDPALKNGVIRHDALRSSTQRAWLAAAAAVSRGL; translated from the coding sequence ATGATCGACAAGGCCTCGATACAGGACTTCCCGCCGATGACGGCATCGCTGCTGGCGGACAATTCCGGCGTGTTCCGCGTCGGCACCGCCGAGCAGTACCTGACCGCCACCGACGAGGGAACGGCCCGCCGCCAGCTCGTCGAACTGATGCAGGCGGAGGCCCGGAAGGCGGGTCGACCGATCCGCGTGACGGTGACCGACCCGACGAGCGTCACCGTGCTCCTCATCGGTGTCGACGGCGAACTGCAGGAGGAACCGCAGTCCACAGCGCCCGCGCGCACCGTGCAACGGTCCACGCCACCGCCCGCAACGGCACAACGTGTGCCGCTCATCCAGGCGCCGCCGCCCACGCCCGCGCAGCCGGCACCCGCGCGCCCGGCCCCGGCTCAGCCGCCGACACCGCCCCGTGCCTCGCCCGTCCAGCCGTCGACACCTGCGCCGGTTCCGGCGCAGCCTACGCCGCCGGTCTCCGCCAACCCACAGGCGACCACGACGCCGCAGCCCGTCCCGCCGCAGCGCCCGACCGTGCAGCAGCCCGCGTTCGGCACACCGCCGTTCCAGCCGGTCTCGAACCAGCCGAACGCGCAGCAGCCGGTGCCGGCGCAGCGGGCGGTCCCGGTCCAGCAGTCGGTGCAGGCACCGCCGGTCGCGCCCGCGCAGCAGCAGCAGCCCCCGGTCCCACAGCAGCAGCAGCAGCAGGCTCCGGGCCAGCCGGCCGCCACGGCTCGACGAGACCTGCGCGATGCACCCTCGTTCCTCGCGCCGCCCACGATCGGCCCGGCGCAGCACGGGCTCGCCGGCCTGCTCAACAAGCTCGGCTTCTCGGTGCCGCCGTCCGCGAGCGAGCGCGCCGAGCGTGACGACGTCCACGCCGTGTCACGCCACTTCCCGAGGCGTCGCACCATCTCCGTCGCGAACCAGAAGGGCGGCGCCAACAAGACGCCGACCGTCGTCAACCTGTCGTCCGTCTTCGCCCGGTACGGCGGTGGCGGCGTCGCGGCCTGGGACAACAACGAGACCATGGGCACGCTCGGCTGGCGGACCGAGCAGGGCGGCCATGATTCGACCGTCCTCGACCTCCTCGCCGCGGCGAGTGACCTCCTCTCCCCCGGCGCCGAGCGAGCCGACCTGTCGCGGTTCGTCCACCACCAGCCCGGCGACAAGTACGAGGTGCTGCGATCCGCGGCCGATGGCGAGCATGTGGTGACCGCCGACGAGGTCGACCTCGTCCATCGCGTCCTCGCGAAGTACTACCGCCTGATCGTCATGGACTCGGGCAACTCTGCCGGTGCCCCCAACTGGCGGCGCATGGTGGAGCTGACCGACCAGCTCGTCATCCCGACCACGACCGTCGAGGACAAGAAGGAGGGCGCGCGGCTCACCCTCACCGCCGTCAGCCGCGTGAGCGAGCGCGGTGCTGAACTCGCGCGGAACGCCGTCGTCATCGTCTCCGAGGCCGAGGCCAAGGACACGTCGATCGCCAACGCGTACGCCGAGGACTTCCGCCCCTACGTGCGCGATGTGGTCGTCGTCCCCTTCGATCCCGCGTTGAAGAACGGCGTCATCCGTCACGACGCCCTGCGGTCGAGCACGCAGCGGGCGTGGCTCGCAGCGGCAGCCGCGGTGTCGCGCGGACTCTGA
- a CDS encoding helix-turn-helix transcriptional regulator, whose product MTQGASETGITRAAALGDYLRARRGLVRPEDAGFVPEDGRRVAGLRRTEVAALADVSADYYLRLEQGRDQRPSEEVLAGIGRALRLDEHAVDYLFRLAYDVDLFPAERRPLDAGTPAPAGRSVPDTTLLDHWSDTGAYITDGNRDVVASNALARRIGGGLLDVGQNDVLGYFDDRVRSIAPEWEVSAPAVVAALRYSSDPSSPRLQTIVEELTARSPLFARLWARHDARPLAGGPLRASIDEFGTVELQYQHLLVPDWPGHQLTTVFAERGSPGAAVLAYLAARAD is encoded by the coding sequence ATGACGCAGGGAGCATCGGAGACCGGCATCACGCGGGCGGCCGCGCTCGGCGACTACCTCAGGGCTCGTCGAGGACTGGTCCGACCGGAGGACGCGGGGTTCGTCCCGGAGGACGGGCGGCGGGTCGCCGGACTCCGACGCACCGAGGTGGCAGCCCTCGCGGACGTCAGCGCCGACTACTACCTCCGCCTCGAGCAGGGGCGGGATCAGCGCCCGTCCGAGGAGGTGCTGGCGGGCATCGGTCGGGCCCTTCGACTCGACGAGCACGCCGTGGACTACCTCTTCCGGCTCGCCTACGACGTGGACCTCTTCCCGGCCGAGCGCCGACCGTTGGACGCCGGCACGCCCGCACCGGCCGGACGATCCGTCCCGGACACGACACTCCTCGACCACTGGTCCGACACCGGGGCGTACATCACCGACGGCAACCGGGACGTCGTCGCATCGAACGCGCTCGCGCGACGCATCGGCGGCGGCCTCCTCGACGTCGGGCAGAACGACGTGCTCGGGTACTTCGACGATCGGGTGCGTTCCATCGCCCCTGAGTGGGAGGTGAGCGCCCCTGCCGTGGTCGCAGCACTCCGCTACAGCAGCGATCCGAGCAGCCCTCGATTGCAGACGATCGTCGAGGAGCTCACCGCTCGCAGTCCGTTGTTCGCCCGCCTCTGGGCTCGCCATGACGCCCGTCCCCTCGCCGGCGGTCCACTTCGGGCCTCGATCGACGAGTTCGGGACCGTCGAGCTGCAGTATCAGCACCTCCTCGTCCCCGACTGGCCCGGTCATCAGTTGACGACGGTCTTCGCAGAGCGCGGCTCCCCAGGGGCCGCGGTGCTCGCCTACCTCGCCGCCCGGGCCGACTGA
- a CDS encoding phage holin family protein: MGRFLLNLIVNGFAIWVTTLIVAGVNVTPYAPGGTLETILTFALVALIFAVVNTIIGSVIKVLAFPLYILTLGLIGLLINGLLLLITAGISGWFGFGLTVDGFWWGVLGAIVISIVNWLLGIVIRPKTED, translated from the coding sequence ATGGGACGTTTTCTGCTGAACCTGATCGTCAACGGCTTCGCCATCTGGGTCACCACCCTCATCGTCGCCGGTGTGAACGTGACACCGTACGCGCCCGGCGGCACGCTCGAGACGATCCTGACCTTCGCGCTCGTCGCCCTCATCTTCGCGGTCGTGAACACCATCATCGGCTCGGTCATCAAGGTGCTCGCGTTCCCCCTCTACATCCTCACACTCGGCCTGATCGGGCTCCTCATCAACGGGCTCCTCCTCCTCATCACCGCAGGCATCAGCGGCTGGTTCGGCTTCGGCCTGACCGTCGACGGCTTCTGGTGGGGCGTCCTCGGGGCGATCGTCATCTCGATCGTGAACTGGCTGCTCGGCATCGTCATCCGCCCGAAGACGGAGGACTGA
- a CDS encoding carbon-nitrogen hydrolase family protein has translation MTLTIAGLQHHGVPGDVEANLALVADAARQASDRGADLLVTPEMFVTGYNLGDRLAPLATPELVDRVAAIAGETGIAILAGLPEPLPGGAVANAVVLVGPDGTELLRYRKTHLFGELDRQLFVAGDTLAPTVDLGGVRVAVLICYDVEFPETVRAAALDGADVVIVPTAQMEPYAHIAERLIPVRAWENQVHLVYVNRVGSEGDLTYVGHSSIVGPDGVVLDALDADAVGLMIATIDPEATKRARQENPYLADRRAELY, from the coding sequence ATGACCCTGACCATCGCCGGACTGCAGCACCACGGCGTCCCCGGAGACGTCGAGGCGAACCTCGCGCTCGTCGCCGACGCCGCCCGACAGGCATCGGATCGCGGCGCGGATCTGCTCGTCACCCCCGAGATGTTCGTCACCGGCTACAACCTCGGAGACCGCCTCGCCCCGCTCGCCACGCCGGAGCTGGTCGACCGGGTCGCCGCCATCGCCGGCGAGACCGGGATCGCGATCCTCGCCGGCCTCCCCGAACCGCTCCCCGGTGGAGCCGTCGCGAACGCCGTCGTCCTCGTCGGTCCTGACGGGACGGAGCTACTCCGCTACCGCAAGACGCACCTGTTCGGCGAGCTCGACCGACAGCTCTTCGTAGCCGGTGACACCCTCGCACCGACCGTGGACCTGGGTGGCGTCCGCGTCGCCGTCCTCATCTGTTACGACGTCGAGTTCCCCGAGACCGTCCGCGCGGCGGCCCTCGACGGTGCTGACGTCGTGATCGTCCCCACCGCGCAGATGGAGCCGTACGCGCACATCGCCGAGCGGCTCATCCCGGTGCGCGCCTGGGAGAACCAGGTCCACCTCGTCTACGTCAACCGCGTCGGCTCCGAAGGGGACCTCACCTACGTCGGCCACAGCAGCATCGTCGGCCCGGACGGCGTGGTCCTCGACGCGCTCGACGCGGACGCCGTCGGTCTCATGATCGCCACGATCGATCCCGAGGCCACCAAGCGCGCCAGGCAGGAGAACCCCTACCTCGCCGACCGCCGCGCCGAGCTGTATTGA
- a CDS encoding APC family permease, whose protein sequence is MTVNPIAEPRQRLDGQLGTGSIVFMVIAAAAPLTVIGGNVPIAIGTGNGAGAPIGFALAAVILLVFSVGFVTMTPFVREAGAFFSYVTAGLGSRLGLGSAFTALVAYTAIQVGVYGYMGWALDDLVTYFGGPSLPWWLYSFATMAIVAVLGYRHIDLSAKVLGIALTLEILVVVVLDVVVFATGGADGIAVETFDPANIFTGGIGVAVLFALTGFIGFEATAVFRDEARNPERTIPRATYLAVVIIGVFYAISCWALVTGVGAGNAVAVAQQTLAGEGNLLLDTTTTYLGPIMRDVVQVLLITSLFACVLSFHNVIARYQFTLAQKSVLPARLGRRHPAHHSPSTSSIVQTVTAAIVLAALALAGLDPLVGVFGSMAGVATVGMVLLMLTTSIAVLVFFARRPELVAGRTWGARVFPILAVVGLAFALWLVLSNFTLVTGGSVTVSVVLALIPVVAMLIGIVLGKRFPLDAEPDGAVSEATADQPTAG, encoded by the coding sequence ATGACCGTGAACCCCATCGCCGAGCCGCGTCAGCGCCTCGACGGCCAGCTCGGTACCGGCTCCATCGTCTTCATGGTGATCGCCGCCGCCGCACCACTCACCGTGATCGGCGGCAACGTCCCCATCGCGATCGGCACCGGCAACGGCGCCGGAGCCCCGATCGGCTTCGCCCTCGCCGCCGTGATCCTCCTCGTCTTCTCCGTCGGCTTCGTCACCATGACGCCGTTCGTCCGCGAAGCCGGCGCGTTCTTCTCCTATGTGACGGCCGGACTCGGCTCTCGCCTCGGTCTGGGTTCCGCGTTCACCGCACTCGTCGCCTACACGGCGATCCAAGTGGGCGTGTACGGCTACATGGGGTGGGCGCTCGACGACCTCGTCACGTACTTCGGCGGCCCGAGCCTGCCCTGGTGGCTGTACTCCTTCGCGACGATGGCGATCGTGGCGGTGCTCGGCTACCGGCACATCGACCTGAGCGCGAAGGTGCTCGGCATCGCCCTGACGCTCGAGATCCTCGTGGTCGTCGTGCTCGACGTCGTCGTCTTCGCGACGGGCGGCGCGGACGGCATCGCGGTCGAGACCTTCGACCCCGCCAACATCTTCACCGGTGGAATCGGCGTCGCCGTGCTCTTCGCCCTCACCGGTTTCATCGGATTCGAGGCGACCGCGGTCTTCCGAGACGAGGCGCGCAACCCGGAACGCACCATCCCGCGAGCAACGTACCTGGCCGTCGTCATCATCGGTGTGTTCTACGCCATCTCCTGCTGGGCGCTCGTGACGGGCGTCGGCGCGGGGAACGCCGTCGCGGTCGCCCAGCAGACGCTCGCCGGCGAGGGCAACCTCCTGCTCGACACGACGACGACCTACCTCGGCCCGATCATGCGCGATGTCGTCCAGGTGCTGCTCATCACGAGCCTGTTCGCGTGCGTGCTGTCCTTCCACAACGTCATCGCGCGCTACCAGTTCACACTGGCGCAGAAGTCGGTGCTGCCCGCCCGCCTCGGCCGGCGCCACCCCGCACACCACTCCCCGTCGACCTCCTCGATCGTGCAGACGGTGACGGCGGCCATCGTCCTCGCAGCACTCGCACTCGCCGGCCTCGACCCGCTCGTCGGGGTCTTCGGATCCATGGCCGGGGTGGCGACCGTCGGGATGGTGCTGCTCATGCTGACGACCTCGATCGCCGTCCTCGTGTTCTTCGCGCGGCGACCCGAGCTGGTCGCCGGCCGCACCTGGGGTGCGCGGGTGTTCCCGATCCTCGCGGTGGTCGGACTCGCGTTCGCGCTGTGGCTCGTGCTGTCGAACTTCACGCTCGTCACCGGCGGAAGCGTCACCGTGAGTGTCGTGCTCGCCCTCATCCCCGTGGTCGCCATGCTGATCGGTATCGTGTTGGGGAAGCGGTTCCCCCTGGACGCCGAGCCGGACGGCGCGGTGAGCGAGGCGACCGCCGACCAACCGACCGCCGGCTGA
- a CDS encoding low molecular weight protein-tyrosine-phosphatase, producing the protein MNTLGEADPGTTPFRVCFVCAGNICRSPMAESVFTDLVAAAGLERVVEVSSAGTGDWHVGEHADHRTVTALRAHGHDATAHRAKQFDPDRFDSYDLVVALDRSHERILRAWAGNDADRSKVHLLLSFDSTSGTRDVPDPYYSDAQMFETVLGMIDHACRSLFHQLEPALTQGATP; encoded by the coding sequence ATGAACACCCTCGGGGAGGCCGACCCCGGCACGACCCCGTTCCGCGTGTGCTTCGTCTGCGCGGGCAACATCTGTCGATCCCCGATGGCCGAGAGCGTCTTCACCGACCTCGTCGCGGCCGCCGGGCTGGAGCGGGTCGTGGAGGTCTCCTCCGCCGGCACCGGCGACTGGCACGTCGGCGAGCACGCCGACCACCGCACGGTCACCGCGCTGCGAGCGCACGGCCACGACGCCACCGCCCACCGGGCCAAGCAGTTCGACCCCGACCGCTTCGACAGCTACGACCTCGTCGTCGCCCTCGACCGCAGTCACGAACGCATCCTGCGGGCCTGGGCGGGCAACGACGCCGACCGCTCCAAGGTGCACCTGCTCCTGAGCTTCGACAGCACCTCCGGGACCCGCGACGTACCCGACCCCTATTACTCGGACGCCCAGATGTTCGAGACCGTCCTCGGCATGATCGACCATGCCTGCAGATCCCTCTTCCACCAGCTCGAACCAGCACTGACCCAGGGAGCCACCCCATGA